In one Juglans regia cultivar Chandler chromosome 11, Walnut 2.0, whole genome shotgun sequence genomic region, the following are encoded:
- the LOC109014138 gene encoding non-functional pseudokinase ZED1-like has product MLLEKLVISWRKKESRHERQAERERLFLDNGSKVLEKLVATCNGKHTPIRSFSYEELRLETDNFDYHRVLHDHRMEYPTWYKGSLNNRTCSIKYENRGIETVVNDIAISAKVSAHKNVLKLVGCCLETQPPTLVYESADGILADRIYVIKDDGTRKECQPIAWQSRLKIAREIAHAVAYLHNAFSRPIIHRDINLENILLNQHDVPKLTGFWVSISIPEGETYVEDSLCGTAGYICPSYYATGRVTEKTDVYSFGMLLLEILTSQYPLDCRATSADDEGDPSFVNYLRTRAISEIVDPALMVDGSESGVIGREEQLQSVLQLALTCIDEDPEIRPTMIDVTEELRRIERFVS; this is encoded by the coding sequence ATGTTATTAGAGAAGCTGGTAATCTCTTGGCGGAAAAAGGAGAGTCGACATGAGAGACAAGCAGAAAGGGAGAGACTGTTTCTAGACAACGGAAGCAAGGTCTTGGAGAAGCTGGTTGCCACTTGTAATGGCAAGCATACTCCAATCCGTAGCTTCTCCTACGAAGAACTCAGGTTAGAAACCGATAACTTTGACTATCATCGTGTTCTTCATGATCATCGTATGGAATATCCTACATGGTACAAGGGTTCTCTCAACAACCGAACATGTTCCATTAAGTACGAAAATCGTGGGATCGAGACAGTCGTCAACGATATCGCAATTTCTGCAAAAGTAAGCGCTCACAAAAATGTTTTAAAGCTAGTAGGGTGTTGTCTCGAGACTCAACCGCCCACTTTAGTATATGAATCTGCCGATGGGATCCTTGCCGATCGTATCTATGTTATCAAAGACGATGGAACTCGGAAAGAATGTCAGCCCATTGCATGGCAGAGCAGGTTGAAGATTGCAAGGGAGATTGCTCATGCTGTTGCATATCTCCACAACGCCTTCTCCAGACCCATCATTCATAGGGATATAAACTTGGAAAATATCTTGTTAAACCAACACGATGTTCCCAAACTGACTGGATTCTGGGTCTCCATTTCGATCCCCGAGGGTGAAACTTATGTAGAAGATAGTCTGTGTGGGACTGCCGGGTACATATGCCCAAGCTATTATGCTACCGGCAGGGTAACAGAGAAAACAGATGTCTATAGTTTTGGAATGCTGCTGTTGGAGATTTTAACATCGCAATATCCTCTTGATTGTCGAGCAACGTCTGCTGATGATGAAGGAGATCCGAGCTTCGTAAATTACTTAAGAACTCGTGCAATAAGTGAAATTGTGGATCCGGCATTAATGGTGGATGGATCAGAAAGTGGAGTAATAGGTAGGGAGGAACAATTGCAAAGTGTACTGCAGCTTGCCCTCACATGCATAGATGAGGATCCAGAGATTAGGCCGACCATGATTGATGTTACAGAAGAACTACGGCGGATTGAGAGGTTCGTTTCATAA
- the LOC109014140 gene encoding high mobility group B protein 3-like, which produces MKGGKSKADTRKTDSRLKSKDAGVGKRQSKKAAKDPNKPKRPASAFFVFMEEFRKVYAKEHPNNKAVSAVGKAGGEKWKSLSESEKAPFVAKAEKRKAEYNKNMQAYNKKLAGGNGADEEESDKSKSEVNDEEEEDESGEEEEEDDE; this is translated from the exons ATGAAAGGTGGCAAGTCTAAGGCTGACACCAGAAAAACGGACAGCAG GCTGAAGAGTAAAGATGCTGGAGTTGGCAAGAGACAATCGAAGAAAGCTGCAAAGGATCCAAACAAGCCGAAGAGGCCTGCGAGTGCCTTCTTCGTTTTCAT GGAGGAGTTTCGGAAGGTATACGCGAAAGAGCATCCCAACAACAAGGCCGTTTCCGCG GTCGGTAAGGCGGGAGGAGAAAAATGGAAATCGTTGTCTGAATCC GAGAAAGCTCCCTTTGTAGCCAAGGCAGAGAAGAGGAAAGCGGAGTACAACAAGAACATGCAGGCTTACAATAAGAAACTG GCGGGAGGAAACGGAGCGGATGAGGAAGAGTCCGACAAGTCCAAGTCCGAAGTGAAcgatgaggaagaagaggacGAAAGCGGCGAG gaggaagaagaggatgatgagtag